CTCCCTTTTTGTTGCAATTCATCTAAGACCGTTCTTAATGTGTACGTCGCTGAATTAATGGAAAGGACAAAACGTTTCTTTCCCGTCTTCGCATAAAAAGATTGAACGATGAATTGCTTCATTGATTCATTCAACGATTCAATTTGATGAAGATGAATGTATTTCGGTCTCTCTTCACGAATCAACGTTCTGATTTCTTCGGTCCATTCGTCCAACAATCTATGGTTTGTATCTGCATATGGTTTTACTTCTGTAAAAAAGTCAGGCTCCCGATCCAATTCCCGCATCGCTGGGAGTCTTTCCAAGCACTCTTCACAAACAGAAAGGAGCCGTTCCGTTTTCTCTAGTAAAGTTAACAAGTGAACCATCCTCTCCAAAGTCTTTCCTATAGTCTATCAAAAACTTCGTGGGGACACCAAACCTAAACGAACGTGTATTCTTCGAAACCTGCAGAACAATACTTTTGCGGAACTTTTAGAGCGATAATCCGTCCAATCATTATGGTATGATAGGAAATGCGAGGTGGTAGGAATGACAATTCGATATCCGAACGGGAAAAAATATATTCCGGTACAACGCTCTACCCGAGTGGATAATAAAAATCTATCGTTCAGCAACCGGGGGAAAACATTAGAGGACGAGTTGAACGAAACGAATGAATATTATTTAGCCAACAATAAAGCCGTCATC
The sequence above is drawn from the Sporosarcina luteola genome and encodes:
- a CDS encoding YppE family protein, whose amino-acid sequence is MVHLLTLLEKTERLLSVCEECLERLPAMRELDREPDFFTEVKPYADTNHRLLDEWTEEIRTLIREERPKYIHLHQIESLNESMKQFIVQSFYAKTGKKRFVLSINSATYTLRTVLDELQQKGREQG